A region from the Candidatus Thermoplasmatota archaeon genome encodes:
- a CDS encoding CARDB domain-containing protein, with amino-acid sequence MEARARGYGYSQITFNYENEGYYVKLDKITVAPSKLPDLIPQNLRTDPETFGPGDYVDILVDVSNIGDADAVSDWGSIAVQSYLYQNGELIKYGPSRNIDEIIGAGETKPVAVGTLLWPHDYEEYTIKVWVDRGMGYGSVYESNENNNNITTPKSAPYYTISNPSPANGATIYVSSEEESQDSTQVESTNIETSTFSTTESLDSPTTNSASASIASTPTQSIEDLSSAWQYSIDGTVASGGTAASTQQPSGLSVDSSSNGELLLSWSGAPDGYDMTYKIYFGVGSPSKLIGSVETACCLYSGSLTAGNTYYWKVIAEDEYGTTVEGPVWHFTVSDENNNSGSVSSGGTSNAEQQQTATV; translated from the coding sequence GTGGAAGCAAGAGCCAGGGGATATGGTTACTCACAGATCACGTTTAACTATGAGAACGAGGGTTATTATGTAAAGTTGGATAAAATAACAGTAGCACCTTCCAAATTACCTGACTTAATTCCTCAAAATTTAAGGACTGATCCAGAAACATTTGGACCAGGTGACTACGTTGATATTTTGGTAGATGTATCCAATATTGGTGATGCAGATGCAGTATCTGACTGGGGATCGATAGCGGTCCAATCTTATCTCTACCAAAATGGGGAACTTATAAAGTATGGCCCCTCCCGTAATATTGACGAAATAATTGGTGCGGGCGAAACCAAGCCTGTAGCTGTCGGCACCCTCCTTTGGCCCCATGACTATGAGGAATACACTATAAAAGTATGGGTTGATCGAGGGATGGGCTATGGTAGTGTATATGAATCTAATGAAAACAATAACAACATAACAACTCCCAAGTCAGCACCCTATTATACTATCTCAAATCCGTCTCCAGCAAATGGAGCAACGATATATGTGAGTAGCGAAGAAGAAAGCCAAGATTCTACACAGGTTGAAAGCACAAACATTGAGACTTCAACCTTTTCTACCACTGAATCTTTAGACAGTCCTACCACTAATTCCGCAAGTGCTTCGATTGCATCTACCCCTACCCAATCAATAGAGGATCTTTCTTCCGCCTGGCAATACTCTATCGATGGTACGGTTGCAAGTGGAGGAACAGCAGCTTCCACTCAACAACCATCCGGTCTAAGTGTAGATTCTAGCTCAAACGGAGAATTGCTGCTAAGTTGGAGCGGTGCTCCTGACGGATATGATATGACCTATAAAATTTACTTTGGAGTGGGTTCTCCGAGCAAGTTAATTGGAAGTGTTGAAACTGCATGCTGTCTCTATTCAGGTTCTTTAACCGCTGGCAACACATATTACTGGAAAGTGATCGCAGAAGATGAGTATGGTACAACAGTAGAGGGACCAGTCTGGCATTTTACGGTAAGCGATGAAAATAATAACAGTGGTAGCGTATCAAGCGGTGGCACATCTAATGCAGAACAACAGCAGACTGCTACAGTCTAA